The stretch of DNA TGAGTTTACTGATGGAAATTTCCAATCGGAAGTTCTCGAATCGGACGTGCCGGTACTGGTGGACTTTTGGGCCCCTTGGTGTGGGCCTTGCAAAATGATTGCCCCCACGATCGACGAGTTGGCGAATGACTATGCCGGCCGCGTGAAGATCGGGAAAGTCAACACCGACGAAAACCAAGCGACTCCCACGAATTATCAGATTCAAGGAATCCCCACGATTCTGTTGTTCAAAGGGGGCGAAGTCGTTGACAAGTTTGTCGGCGTGGCCAACAAAGCCAAGTTCTCCGCCGCTTTGGATACGCACCTGAGCTGACCCCCGCGGCGATGGGACCGCTGCAGG from Symmachiella dynata encodes:
- the trxA gene encoding thioredoxin, producing the protein MAENVVEFTDGNFQSEVLESDVPVLVDFWAPWCGPCKMIAPTIDELANDYAGRVKIGKVNTDENQATPTNYQIQGIPTILLFKGGEVVDKFVGVANKAKFSAALDTHLS